The proteins below are encoded in one region of Clostridia bacterium:
- the queA gene encoding tRNA preQ1(34) S-adenosylmethionine ribosyltransferase-isomerase QueA: MNRLIPTYTVSDFDYYLPERLIAQTPLKDRQSSRLMHMDRLTGELKHEHFYDILNYLCTNDVLVLNNTRVIPARLYGKKQGTGGSVEMLLLKPYGGDVWEVLIRPGKRVHEGNIIEFDEGGLTAEIIKRTDDGGRIVRLCAKNGDTAAAINKTGEMPLPPYIKEKLDDRERYQTVYSKVEGSAAAPTAGLHFTKELLEGISKKGIKTVDLTLHVGVGTFRPVNVENVLDHKMHSEWFELTEEAADEINKARKNGGRIVAVGTTSARTLESCADENGIIVPQSRETDIFIYPPYKFKAVDALITNFHLPKSTLMMLVSAFSSLENIRRAYEEAVKEEYRFFSFGDAMFIE; encoded by the coding sequence ATGAACAGACTTATACCGACGTACACAGTCAGCGATTTTGATTATTACCTTCCCGAAAGGCTTATTGCACAGACGCCGCTTAAAGACAGGCAGTCGTCTAGGCTTATGCACATGGACAGGCTAACGGGAGAGCTTAAACACGAACACTTTTATGACATACTGAATTATCTTTGCACAAATGATGTTCTTGTGCTCAACAATACCCGCGTTATACCGGCAAGACTGTACGGAAAGAAGCAGGGGACCGGCGGAAGCGTTGAAATGCTTTTGCTTAAGCCATACGGAGGCGACGTGTGGGAAGTATTGATACGTCCGGGAAAACGTGTGCACGAAGGAAATATCATTGAGTTTGACGAGGGCGGGCTTACCGCCGAAATAATAAAGAGAACTGACGACGGAGGGCGCATTGTGCGCTTATGTGCAAAAAACGGCGACACGGCAGCCGCGATAAATAAAACGGGAGAAATGCCTCTGCCGCCTTATATAAAGGAAAAGCTTGACGACAGGGAGAGGTATCAGACCGTCTACTCCAAGGTGGAAGGCTCTGCCGCAGCGCCGACTGCCGGTCTTCATTTTACAAAAGAGCTTTTGGAAGGCATAAGCAAAAAAGGGATAAAAACAGTAGATCTTACGCTTCATGTGGGAGTGGGTACGTTTCGTCCCGTAAATGTTGAAAATGTACTCGATCATAAGATGCATTCGGAATGGTTTGAATTGACCGAGGAGGCGGCCGATGAAATAAACAAGGCGCGAAAGAACGGCGGGAGGATCGTTGCAGTAGGCACGACCTCGGCAAGAACGCTTGAATCATGCGCCGATGAGAACGGGATAATAGTTCCGCAGAGCCGTGAAACGGATATATTCATATATCCTCCGTATAAATTCAAGGCGGTTGATGCGCTGATAACAAATTTTCATCTTCCGAAAAGCACTCTAATGATGCTTGTAAGCGCCTTTTCGTCGCTTGAGAATATACGGCGTGCATATGAGGAGGCCGTAAAAGAAGAATATCGCTTTTTCTCATTCGGAGACGCAA
- a CDS encoding SpoIID/LytB domain-containing protein, whose protein sequence is MKKIVSVILCLAVVLTFAMPSAFALDYNKNMTAKVGIIYGSEAKDSYNVLYDAGGMSFGYLDNNDDPVILYESGARFVSVANDKSYAVSGNSLSSGSDIGAYHVQLDRTFASQSAAYNAAAPLSGFVAYVEGAYRVRFGSFSSLSDANGAAAEYAAQSGEGASGAGGASYGFSVIDMNQSKVIFELEQSGVNCFYLSPTNYGTKPKMKNGSTEYYGSFLMYRNSSGKLNLINLVSVQDYLKGVVPYEMSNGWPLEALKAQAVAARNYLYQNMNKHRSEGFMVCDGTHCQVYGGTTKAGTNSDAAVDQTDGMVLTYAGKLAELYYHASSGGYTENAENVWFAAVPYLTAVESPYEDLDNAAYGRWSTTLTKEEVRSKLVAGGYTIGEIESFYVSKFTDAGNVYSVTATDTEGRSITISKETVRIKLSPYVHSQRFTITGSGGGSFSSVYARSSSGTSNIADGAFTASVISGSGEVSKMNKDTVSVVTQSGSGFVSRTGGSGDTYTISGTGFGNNVGMSQEGAKGMALQGYTFEQILTHYFRGTTLETLK, encoded by the coding sequence ATGAAGAAGATCGTATCCGTTATACTGTGTCTGGCGGTCGTTTTGACTTTTGCCATGCCTTCGGCCTTTGCGCTTGACTACAATAAGAATATGACGGCAAAAGTGGGCATTATATACGGCAGCGAAGCGAAGGACAGCTATAATGTATTATACGATGCGGGAGGTATGAGTTTCGGTTATCTCGACAATAATGACGATCCCGTTATATTATACGAATCCGGCGCGCGCTTCGTATCGGTCGCAAACGATAAAAGCTACGCTGTATCCGGAAATTCGCTTTCATCGGGATCGGACATAGGTGCGTATCACGTTCAGCTTGACCGCACTTTTGCGTCGCAGAGCGCCGCGTATAATGCGGCTGCTCCGCTTTCGGGCTTTGTAGCATATGTCGAGGGCGCGTACAGAGTGCGTTTCGGCAGCTTTTCGTCGCTTTCCGATGCAAATGGCGCGGCGGCGGAATATGCCGCGCAGTCGGGGGAAGGCGCTTCGGGCGCGGGCGGCGCGTCTTACGGTTTTTCGGTCATTGATATGAATCAAAGCAAAGTGATATTTGAGCTTGAGCAAAGCGGCGTAAACTGCTTTTACCTGTCGCCGACGAATTACGGAACGAAACCAAAAATGAAGAACGGCAGCACGGAGTATTACGGCAGCTTTCTTATGTACCGCAATTCCTCCGGAAAGTTGAACCTTATAAATCTGGTATCCGTGCAGGATTATCTTAAGGGCGTAGTGCCTTACGAGATGAGCAACGGCTGGCCGCTGGAGGCGCTGAAGGCGCAGGCCGTGGCCGCAAGGAATTACCTTTATCAGAATATGAACAAGCATAGATCCGAAGGCTTTATGGTATGCGACGGTACGCATTGCCAGGTATACGGCGGAACGACAAAAGCGGGAACGAATTCCGACGCGGCCGTGGATCAGACGGACGGCATGGTGCTTACATACGCAGGAAAGCTTGCGGAGCTTTATTATCACGCTTCGAGCGGCGGATATACCGAAAACGCCGAAAACGTATGGTTTGCCGCCGTGCCGTATCTTACGGCGGTCGAGTCGCCGTACGAGGATCTGGATAATGCAGCTTACGGCAGATGGTCCACGACGCTTACGAAAGAAGAAGTGCGTTCAAAGCTCGTGGCCGGCGGCTATACGATAGGCGAGATCGAGAGCTTTTATGTAAGCAAGTTTACAGACGCCGGCAACGTATATTCCGTGACCGCGACGGATACGGAAGGGCGTTCGATAACTATAAGCAAGGAAACGGTGCGCATCAAGCTTTCGCCCTACGTTCATTCGCAGCGATTTACGATAACGGGCTCGGGCGGCGGCTCGTTCTCGTCTGTATATGCGAGAAGCTCAAGCGGGACAAGCAATATAGCCGACGGCGCGTTCACGGCGTCTGTTATAAGCGGAAGCGGCGAGGTCTCAAAGATGAACAAAGATACCGTAAGCGTTGTAACGCAAAGCGGAAGCGGCTTTGTTTCAAGAACGGGCGGAAGCGGCGATACTTATACGATATCGGGCACGGGCTTCGGAAATAACGTGGGCATGAGCCAGGAGGGCGCGAAAGGCATGGCGCTTCAGGGATATACTTTTGAACAGATACTTACGCATTATTTCAGGGGCACGACGCTTGAGACTTTAAAATAA
- a CDS encoding aspartate-semialdehyde dehydrogenase codes for MKKYNVAVVGATGMVGRTFLKVLEEKKLPVENYYLFSSYRSAGKKIEFMGKEYTAIELTETAMDGKDIDIALFSAGGSTSEKFAPIFAKKGAVVIDNSSAWRMNPEVPLVVPEVNPDDLKWHKGIIANPNCSTIQAVVALKPLDEKYGIKRIVYSTYQAVSGAGLAGWMDLEEGQKGNPPKKFAHPIYNNCLPHIDVFLDNGYTKEEEKMIKETRKILGRPDLKVTATTVRVPVFNSHSESINVEFERPFDLAELKDVLAKAPGIVVEDDPANNVYPLAINATGHDEVFVGRIRRDESVENGVNMWVVADNIRKGAASNAVQIAETMINNGII; via the coding sequence ATGAAAAAGTACAATGTAGCAGTTGTCGGCGCGACCGGCATGGTAGGAAGAACCTTTTTAAAGGTGCTTGAAGAGAAAAAGCTCCCCGTTGAGAATTATTATCTTTTCTCCTCTTACCGCTCGGCAGGCAAAAAAATCGAGTTCATGGGCAAGGAATACACGGCTATCGAGCTTACCGAAACTGCAATGGACGGTAAAGACATAGATATCGCGCTCTTCTCCGCAGGCGGCAGCACCAGCGAAAAATTCGCGCCCATCTTTGCGAAAAAAGGCGCGGTCGTTATCGACAACTCCTCTGCATGGCGCATGAACCCGGAGGTTCCGCTCGTAGTGCCGGAAGTAAATCCCGACGATCTGAAGTGGCACAAGGGCATTATCGCAAACCCCAACTGCTCGACCATTCAGGCTGTGGTTGCATTAAAGCCGCTCGATGAAAAATACGGCATAAAGCGCATCGTATATTCGACATACCAGGCAGTATCCGGCGCAGGTCTTGCCGGCTGGATGGACCTTGAAGAGGGACAGAAGGGCAATCCCCCCAAGAAGTTCGCTCACCCCATCTACAACAACTGCCTCCCCCACATCGACGTATTCTTAGACAACGGATACACGAAGGAAGAGGAAAAGATGATAAAGGAGACGAGAAAGATACTCGGCCGCCCCGACCTCAAGGTAACGGCTACGACCGTAAGAGTTCCCGTATTCAACAGCCATTCCGAATCCATCAACGTCGAGTTCGAGCGTCCCTTTGACCTTGCCGAATTAAAGGACGTCCTTGCAAAGGCTCCCGGCATAGTCGTTGAAGACGATCCCGCAAACAACGTATACCCGCTTGCTATAAACGCAACGGGACACGACGAAGTGTTCGTAGGAAGAATACGCCGCGACGAATCGGTAGAAAACGGCGTCAACATGTGGGTAGTTGCCGACAATATAAGAAAAGGCGCGGCAAGCAACGCCGTTCAGATAGCCGAGACCATGATAAACAACGGCATAATATAA
- a CDS encoding 4-hydroxy-tetrahydrodipicolinate synthase: MKKTIFKGAGVAIVTPFTDDGINFKELGRLIDFNVENGTDAIIICGTTGEAATMNDEEHKAAISFAVEHTNKRIPVIAGTGSNDTAYSIELSKFAESAGADGLLMVTPYYNKTTQKGLVKHFMRIADSVNTPIIVYNVPSRTGLNIQPKTYLELSKHPNIVATKEANSNISEIANTRHLCGDDLNMYSGNDDQIVPILSLGGIGVISVLSNVMPRETHDICQLFFDGKIKESAQLQLKMMDLIGALFCETNPIPVKTALGLMGYNVGPLRMPLCDMEGANLDRLKTALKNCGLIK, encoded by the coding sequence ATGAAAAAGACAATATTCAAGGGGGCAGGCGTCGCTATCGTCACTCCTTTTACCGATGACGGGATCAACTTTAAGGAATTGGGACGCCTTATCGACTTCAATGTTGAAAACGGCACCGACGCAATAATCATATGCGGCACCACCGGCGAAGCGGCAACGATGAACGACGAAGAGCATAAAGCTGCCATAAGCTTTGCGGTAGAACATACTAACAAGCGCATACCCGTTATCGCAGGCACGGGCTCGAACGATACGGCGTATTCCATTGAGCTTTCCAAGTTTGCCGAGAGCGCAGGCGCAGACGGTCTTCTCATGGTAACGCCTTATTACAACAAGACGACGCAGAAAGGACTCGTAAAGCATTTCATGCGTATCGCCGATTCCGTAAATACTCCGATAATCGTTTACAACGTGCCCAGCCGCACGGGACTCAACATTCAGCCCAAGACTTATCTTGAGCTTTCCAAGCATCCGAATATCGTAGCTACCAAGGAAGCGAATTCCAACATTTCCGAAATCGCCAACACGCGCCACTTATGCGGCGACGACTTGAACATGTATTCCGGCAACGACGATCAGATAGTGCCTATCCTCTCTTTGGGCGGCATCGGCGTTATCTCCGTTCTCTCTAACGTGATGCCCCGCGAGACGCACGATATCTGCCAACTTTTCTTTGACGGCAAGATAAAGGAAAGCGCACAGCTTCAGCTCAAGATGATGGACCTTATCGGCGCGCTCTTTTGCGAAACGAATCCCATCCCCGTAAAGACGGCTCTCGGTCTTATGGGATATAACGTAGGTCCGCTTCGCATGCCGCTTTGCGATATGGAAGGCGCTAACCTCGACAGATTAAAGACGGCGCTTAAAAACTGCGGTCTTATAAAGTAA
- a CDS encoding 4-hydroxy-tetrahydrodipicolinate reductase gives MSNVIRILMSGCNGKMGRAISRMAAADDSVEIVAGLDINTAEEFGYPVFSDPAKVNIDCDVIVDFSNHAALEGVLELARSKKVPAVIATTGLLNTQIELMHESAKYVPIFHSANMSLGVNLLIDLVKRVARALGSDFDIEIIEKHHNQKLDAPSGTALAIADALKEARDCETQYVYERQSVRRKRETSEIGIHSIRGGNIIGDHDVLFCGQNETITVSHSAASRDVFAAGALRAAKFIAKKPVGLYSMSDLINE, from the coding sequence ATGAGTAATGTTATAAGAATTCTCATGTCGGGCTGCAACGGAAAGATGGGCCGCGCGATCTCGCGTATGGCCGCTGCGGACGACAGCGTTGAGATAGTTGCAGGTCTTGATATAAACACGGCCGAGGAGTTCGGATATCCCGTTTTCAGCGATCCGGCGAAGGTCAATATTGACTGCGACGTTATAGTGGATTTTTCAAACCATGCCGCGCTTGAGGGGGTGCTCGAGCTTGCAAGAAGCAAAAAGGTCCCCGCCGTTATTGCAACGACCGGCCTTCTCAATACGCAGATAGAGCTTATGCACGAAAGCGCAAAATACGTGCCGATCTTCCACAGCGCAAATATGTCGCTCGGCGTAAATCTGCTTATCGATCTTGTAAAAAGAGTTGCGCGCGCACTGGGCAGCGATTTTGATATCGAGATAATCGAAAAGCACCACAACCAGAAGCTTGACGCTCCGAGCGGTACGGCGCTTGCCATTGCCGACGCGCTTAAAGAGGCGCGCGACTGCGAAACGCAGTACGTATATGAGCGTCAGTCGGTGCGCCGCAAAAGAGAAACGAGTGAGATAGGCATACATTCCATCCGTGGAGGCAATATCATCGGCGATCACGACGTGCTTTTCTGCGGACAAAACGAAACGATAACCGTATCCCACTCCGCCGCTTCGCGCGACGTTTTTGCGGCAGGCGCTTTAAGAGCGGCTAAGTTCATCGCAAAAAAGCCTGTCGGCCTTTACAGCATGAGCGACCTTATAAATGAATGA
- a CDS encoding amino acid-binding protein, translating into MLDMDKILTELTGEEDITLITLHNIPADMKLMCDIFDSFSRERVVLDMISQTAPTGGHISISFTLKDDDLPRAIKIMSTFKSKLPSLRSDVNPGNAKIVFFGERMKDNYGVAAYVMRLFSDNHIMLKLITTSDNDISCLLSKDDFEYIYDVAAKALKIS; encoded by the coding sequence ATGCTTGATATGGATAAGATTTTAACTGAACTTACAGGTGAAGAAGATATCACGTTGATAACGCTTCATAATATTCCTGCGGATATGAAGCTTATGTGCGATATATTCGACAGCTTTTCCCGCGAGCGCGTAGTTCTAGATATGATAAGCCAGACTGCTCCAACGGGCGGACATATAAGCATTTCATTTACTTTAAAGGACGACGATCTGCCCCGCGCGATAAAAATCATGAGCACTTTCAAGTCAAAGCTTCCCTCCCTTCGCAGCGACGTAAACCCCGGTAATGCAAAAATCGTATTTTTCGGCGAGCGCATGAAGGACAATTACGGTGTGGCAGCATACGTTATGCGCCTGTTTTCGGATAATCACATTATGCTAAAGCTTATAACTACATCCGATAACGACATCTCATGCCTGCTTTCCAAGGACGATTTTGAATATATCTATGACGTAGCTGCAAAGGCGCTGAAAATAAGCTGA
- a CDS encoding MFS transporter produces the protein MAKATGVPSAFIEVSERLWNSDFIRIFIIATLCNISQQMIGSTLPYYVIVLGGSPSQAGVMTGLLTLAALTSRPFVGRIIDTRGRKIVTIVGIFVFLSGTIVYILSMNVMLVMAFRVLQGVGIACISTANGTIAADVLPEKRLSEGIAYFGLTATAATSVGPALALSLMTGGIYSPMFAVSGLALISALVIIMTLNYEKKARIRFEEYKREHPEEYNKPRNADTEASGKKVKLIWRIFEKTVFRPSLVVLVLAMSMSCVLSFMPSFAISLGIDNPGMFYTATAVVILIVRVLTSRLFGRVHTLMIMIPSLAIFSAALFSLSFLNSFTHLIICSVIYGIGVGAALPTANALVVKHAPADRRGSANATYYSSFDIGIGAGAALWGFIIDYLGGYRVAFVCAGVCCIIAIVMSAFILRNMKL, from the coding sequence TTGGCTAAGGCCACAGGCGTTCCGAGCGCGTTCATAGAAGTCAGCGAGCGGCTTTGGAACAGTGATTTTATAAGAATATTCATAATAGCGACCCTTTGCAACATTTCTCAGCAGATGATAGGCTCTACGCTGCCTTACTACGTTATCGTGCTTGGCGGCAGTCCGAGCCAGGCGGGAGTAATGACGGGTCTTCTTACGCTTGCGGCTCTGACGTCGAGACCGTTCGTAGGGCGCATAATCGACACGAGGGGAAGAAAGATAGTTACCATCGTGGGTATTTTCGTCTTTCTTTCGGGAACTATCGTGTACATACTTTCGATGAACGTGATGCTTGTAATGGCTTTTCGTGTGCTTCAGGGCGTGGGCATCGCCTGCATATCGACTGCAAACGGAACTATCGCAGCCGACGTGTTGCCGGAGAAGAGACTGTCTGAGGGTATCGCTTATTTCGGACTTACCGCCACGGCGGCAACGTCGGTAGGTCCGGCGCTTGCTTTGTCGCTTATGACAGGCGGTATCTATTCTCCCATGTTTGCCGTATCGGGCCTTGCGCTTATTTCGGCGCTTGTGATAATCATGACCTTAAACTACGAAAAGAAGGCGCGGATACGATTTGAGGAGTATAAGCGAGAGCATCCCGAGGAGTATAATAAGCCACGGAACGCAGATACGGAGGCGTCGGGCAAGAAGGTCAAGCTGATATGGAGAATATTTGAGAAAACTGTATTTCGTCCGTCGCTCGTCGTTTTGGTGCTTGCAATGAGCATGAGCTGCGTGCTTTCGTTCATGCCGTCCTTTGCGATATCACTGGGGATAGATAATCCGGGCATGTTCTACACGGCGACCGCCGTCGTTATACTGATCGTGCGCGTTTTGACGAGCAGGCTTTTCGGCCGCGTACATACGCTTATGATAATGATACCGAGTCTTGCGATATTTTCTGCTGCTCTGTTCTCGCTTTCGTTTTTGAACAGCTTTACCCACCTTATAATCTGTTCTGTAATATACGGCATAGGCGTGGGAGCGGCGCTGCCGACGGCAAACGCGCTCGTAGTGAAGCACGCGCCCGCAGACAGGCGCGGCAGCGCGAACGCGACTTATTACTCTTCTTTTGATATAGGCATCGGCGCAGGGGCGGCGCTGTGGGGATTCATTATAGATTATCTCGGCGGCTACAGAGTGGCGTTCGTATGCGCCGGAGTATGCTGTATCATTGCGATAGTGATGAGTGCGTTTATTTTAAGAAACATGAAGCTTTGA
- a CDS encoding copper amine oxidase N-terminal domain-containing protein: MKRKVLSLLIAAALCIAFAVMPAGAADASSSAELVFQTGNDKAYINGEETALPEAPRIIDGRTMVPFRVLTESLNCSVEWISEGQQIIVTKNDDPGFKLKYQIGNTAVYRIVNNMDEITYRMDAAPVLSAKGNTLLPARYVAELVGYTVNWADTYNATLIYKNAAPLRIADIKTKIAGMIRPIDASVTADSFKIDEERFAQDVYKALNDTLVQKGERSLMWSEELSTVCDNRVYERQILNAWSNDNIDTLSYGADRKSMFESLGVAYFVTEKEICFVKNTNANWLIQNTTHDESLWSELKDKDYTQTAVSCAKDGDGYRTLIILTGSARMK; the protein is encoded by the coding sequence ATGAAAAGAAAAGTTTTGAGTTTATTGATCGCGGCAGCTTTGTGCATCGCTTTTGCTGTGATGCCGGCGGGCGCCGCAGACGCATCTTCATCGGCAGAGCTTGTTTTTCAAACGGGCAATGACAAGGCGTATATAAACGGCGAAGAGACGGCGCTGCCGGAAGCGCCGAGGATCATTGACGGAAGAACGATGGTGCCGTTTCGTGTGCTTACCGAATCGCTTAACTGCTCTGTGGAATGGATAAGCGAGGGACAACAGATCATTGTTACAAAAAACGATGATCCCGGCTTTAAGCTGAAATATCAGATAGGCAATACGGCGGTATACAGGATAGTAAACAATATGGACGAGATAACGTATCGCATGGATGCTGCGCCCGTGCTTTCCGCGAAAGGCAATACGCTGCTTCCCGCGCGTTACGTTGCAGAGCTTGTGGGATATACGGTAAACTGGGCAGATACATATAACGCTACTTTGATATATAAGAACGCGGCGCCTCTCAGGATCGCCGATATCAAGACGAAGATCGCGGGCATGATACGTCCTATAGATGCTTCGGTCACTGCCGACAGCTTTAAGATCGACGAGGAAAGATTTGCACAGGACGTATATAAAGCTTTGAACGATACGCTTGTGCAGAAGGGCGAACGCAGCCTTATGTGGAGCGAGGAGCTTTCCACGGTGTGCGATAACAGGGTATATGAGCGCCAGATACTGAACGCTTGGAGCAACGATAATATCGATACGCTTTCCTACGGCGCCGACAGAAAGTCTATGTTTGAAAGTCTGGGTGTCGCATATTTCGTTACCGAAAAGGAGATATGCTTTGTAAAGAACACCAATGCAAACTGGCTTATACAGAACACGACGCACGACGAATCGCTGTGGTCTGAGCTGAAGGATAAGGACTATACGCAGACTGCGGTAAGCTGCGCAAAGGATGGCGACGGCTACAGAACGCTTATAATACTTACGGGCAGCGCAAGAATGAAATAA
- a CDS encoding tyrosine--tRNA ligase encodes MGIFQELKDRGLIAQVTDEKEIRELVDNGKAIFYIGFDPTADSLHVGHFMALCLMKRLQMAGNKPIVLLGGGTGHVGDPSGRTDMRAMMSYDVIMKNCERFKEQMKKFINFEGENAAIAVNNADWLLDLKYVDLLREVGACFSVNNMLRAECYKQRMEKGLSFLEFNYMIMQSYDFYYLFQKYGCNMQFGGDDQWSNMLGGTELIRRKLGKDAYAMTITLLQNSEGKKMGKTANGAVWLDPEKTPPYDFYQYWRNVDDADVIKCLKMLTFLPLDEIEKLSKLEGKDINRAKETLAFELTELIHGAEEAKKAEEAAKALFAAGGVSDNMPTFELSEGQLKDGQIGILDLLVLSSLAPSKGEARRLVNQGGISVNDEKVTAIDKTVGKSDFKDGFIIVKKGKKTFMKITIN; translated from the coding sequence ATGGGCATTTTTCAGGAATTAAAGGACAGAGGACTTATTGCACAGGTGACCGATGAAAAGGAGATAAGAGAGCTTGTCGATAACGGTAAGGCGATCTTTTATATAGGCTTTGACCCGACGGCCGATTCTCTTCATGTGGGCCACTTTATGGCGCTTTGCCTGATGAAGCGGCTTCAGATGGCGGGAAACAAACCGATAGTGCTCCTCGGCGGAGGCACGGGACATGTAGGAGACCCCTCGGGCAGAACGGATATGCGCGCGATGATGTCTTACGACGTTATAATGAAAAACTGCGAGCGCTTTAAGGAGCAGATGAAAAAGTTTATAAACTTCGAGGGCGAAAATGCCGCAATAGCAGTAAACAACGCCGATTGGCTTCTTGATCTGAAATATGTAGACCTTCTCAGGGAGGTCGGCGCATGCTTCTCGGTAAACAATATGCTCAGAGCGGAATGTTATAAACAGCGTATGGAGAAGGGCCTTTCTTTTCTTGAATTCAATTATATGATAATGCAGTCTTACGACTTTTATTATCTGTTCCAAAAATACGGCTGCAACATGCAGTTCGGCGGAGACGACCAGTGGAGCAATATGCTCGGCGGCACTGAGCTTATAAGAAGAAAACTGGGCAAGGACGCTTACGCCATGACGATAACGCTCCTTCAGAACTCCGAAGGTAAGAAGATGGGCAAGACGGCGAACGGCGCCGTATGGCTCGATCCCGAAAAGACGCCGCCTTACGACTTTTATCAGTACTGGCGCAACGTAGACGACGCAGACGTGATAAAATGCTTAAAGATGCTTACGTTCCTCCCGCTTGACGAGATAGAGAAGCTTTCAAAGCTGGAGGGCAAGGATATAAACCGAGCAAAGGAGACGCTTGCTTTTGAGCTTACCGAGCTTATCCACGGCGCCGAAGAGGCGAAAAAAGCCGAGGAAGCGGCGAAAGCGCTTTTTGCCGCAGGCGGCGTAAGCGACAATATGCCTACGTTCGAGCTTTCCGAAGGTCAGCTTAAAGACGGACAGATAGGCATACTTGACCTTCTTGTTCTGTCCTCGCTTGCACCGTCAAAGGGCGAGGCGAGACGTCTTGTAAATCAGGGCGGTATATCCGTAAACGACGAAAAGGTCACGGCGATAGATAAAACGGTCGGCAAAAGCGATTTTAAAGACGGATTTATAATAGTCAAAAAAGGCAAAAAAACCTTTATGAAGATAACAATCAATTGA